From one Microlunatus sp. Gsoil 973 genomic stretch:
- a CDS encoding carbohydrate ABC transporter permease, translated as MASHVVSPANKAASRGTAPRKRTDDTRLAVLFITPAAVGFLVFLIWPLIRGIYLSFTSYNLLTPATWNGLNNYKQMVLDPVFWNALKVTLEYVVINIGVQTIIALVIAVMMQRLTRSLVVRGIILTPYLVSNVVAALVGLWILDTNLGIFNELLKLIGINPIGFFTDGPWVIPTIALVNVWRYVGYTSLLIFAGLQTIPPELYEAARTDGATEPQMFVRITLPLLRPILALVLIISIIGSFQVFDTVSVTTQGGPVDASRVLQYYIYDMAFGRFRFGYASALSVALLIVLMIVTFIQYRLTRAGQTDLA; from the coding sequence ATGGCGTCTCACGTGGTCTCGCCAGCCAACAAGGCGGCCAGTCGTGGCACGGCACCGCGTAAGCGGACCGATGACACCCGTCTGGCCGTGTTGTTCATCACCCCGGCCGCGGTCGGCTTCCTGGTCTTCCTGATCTGGCCGCTGATCCGTGGCATCTATCTGAGCTTCACGTCCTACAACCTGCTCACGCCGGCCACCTGGAACGGTCTGAACAACTACAAGCAGATGGTGCTGGACCCGGTCTTCTGGAACGCGCTCAAGGTCACCCTCGAGTACGTGGTGATCAACATCGGCGTCCAGACGATCATCGCGCTGGTGATCGCTGTGATGATGCAGCGATTGACCCGGTCACTGGTCGTCCGCGGCATCATCCTGACGCCGTACCTGGTCTCCAACGTGGTCGCCGCCCTGGTCGGACTGTGGATCCTCGATACCAATCTCGGCATCTTCAACGAGCTGCTGAAGTTGATCGGCATCAACCCGATCGGCTTCTTCACCGACGGGCCCTGGGTTATCCCGACCATCGCGCTGGTCAACGTCTGGCGCTACGTCGGCTACACCTCGCTGCTGATCTTCGCCGGCCTGCAGACGATCCCGCCGGAGCTTTACGAAGCAGCCCGGACCGACGGCGCAACTGAGCCCCAGATGTTCGTCCGCATCACCCTGCCGTTGCTGCGGCCGATCCTCGCTCTGGTGTTGATCATCTCGATCATCGGCTCGTTCCAGGTCTTCGATACCGTGTCGGTCACGACCCAGGGCGGACCGGTGGACGCTTCACGCGTGCTGCAGTACTACATCTACGACATGGCGTTCGGTCGCTTCCGCTTCGGCTACGCGTCTGCGTTGTCGGTCGCGCTGCTGATCGTGCTAATGATCGTCACCTTCATCCAGTACCGGCTGACCCGTGCCGGACAAACGGACCTGGCCTGA